From Apium graveolens cultivar Ventura unplaced genomic scaffold, ASM990537v1 ctg6790, whole genome shotgun sequence, one genomic window encodes:
- the LOC141703584 gene encoding uncharacterized protein LOC141703584 has product MCANYPPVLKRLWLWAKNALADGQVNSFYLCQEAFGVTAKKALFLSDVHALCSGGEISGSTICIFINLLQENLKKRKMVDMITFVDPGMIGALGCGSPGERSKSLSIRFRNAKPGQIFLLPYNAVNHWTLTAVNPDSQTVYHMYPLKRRIATEEWTEVIDNAIKLYQEKAKKFLKKKISWENLGGVPVQTGSKDCGLFIMGYMKEICADMELKFHEKWLRRSNLSYGMKELKEIKTEWAKYFMKKHAT; this is encoded by the exons ATGTGTGCGAATTATCCCCCTGTTTTGAAACGTCTGTGGCTTTGGGCAAAAAATGCCCTAGCTGATGGACAAGTAAACTCTTTTTATCTATGCCAAGAAGCTTTTGGAGTAACCGCTAAGAAGGCGCTGTTTTTATCGGATGTGCACGCTTTGTGCTCTGGGGGTGAGATATCAGGGTCCACCATTTGTATTTTTATCAA TTTATTGCAAGAGAATTTGAAAAAGCGCAAGATGGTTGACATGATAACGTTTGTTGATCCTGGGATGATAGGCGCACTTGGTTGTGGTAGTCCAGGAGAGAGGTCAAAATCCTTATCTATCAGATTCAGGAACGCTAAACCAGGACAAATTTTCCTGCTACCATATAATGCTGT GAATCATTGGACGCTCACTGCTGTAAATCCAGATTCACAAACTGTTTATCACATGTACCCATTGAAGCGCAGGATTGCAACTGAAGAATGGACAGAAGTGATTGACAA TGCCATCAAACTCTACCAGGAaaaagcaaagaagttcttaaagAAGAAAATATCTTGGGAGAATCTGGGG GGGGTACCTGTCCAAACTGGGAGCAAAGATTGTGGTTTGTTTATAATGGGTTACATGAAAGAGAtttgtgccgatatggaattaaAATTTCATGAGAAG TGGTTACGCAGAAGCAACCTAAGTTATGGCATGAAAGAACTGAAAGAGATAAAGACTGAATGGGCAAAGTACTTCATGAAGAAGCATGCCACTTGA